The Halobaculum magnesiiphilum genome contains the following window.
AACAACGCGATGGGCTACGGGCTGTTCGAGGACGCGAGCGCCGACGACCTCATCGACGAGGCGCGCACCACCCTCGACGCCGAGCCGCGCAACCAGGCCTCCCGGGAGGCCGTCGAGCGGATCTACCTCGACTTCCCGACGATGGTGACCAACTACGGCGTTCCGAAGTGGCCGGTCTCCACCGAGTGGTCGGGTGCGATCGAGAACATCCCGGGTCCGGGTTCGACGTACCTCGGAACCCAGATCATGCAGCTTCACCAGAACGAGTAACGCCCCTCGAACCGATCGCCGCGTCCGACTGACGCGCGGCGTCGGGCACCCCGCTTTGCCCCCCTCGAACCGGTGGGGCGGAACGGGGCCCCTGACGGCGTCGCCCGTCGGGTATCGGACGATTCAACAGGTTCAAACGGCCGCCTTCGTGATACAGTAGTACGCGGAACGGTCCCACAAAACGCATGACCAGAATCAGTGGAAAATACCTCGCAAAGCGGATCGTCGTTTCGTACCTGACGCTCCTGGTGATCATGTCGCTTCTGTTCGTCCTCCTGCGGAGCATGCCGGGCTCGTTCATCACGAGCATGATCAGCTCCGGCATGACGGCCGAACAGATCGAGCGGATCCGGGAGACGTGGGGACTGAACGAACCGCTGTGGAGACAGTATCTCGACTTCATGATCAACTACCAGACCGGCAACTTCGGCCGGTCGCCCACGTACAACGCCCCCGTGGCGGATCTCATGATCCGCCGGATGCCGCGGACGCTGATCCTGTTCGGATCGACGTTCCTGATCGGCTTCATCATCGGCCCGCTGGTCGGGATGTACCTCGGCTGGTGGCGCGGGTCGAAGAAGGACAAGTCCATCTTCAGTACCTCGCTGCTGCTGTACTCGATGCCCAGCTTCTGGATCTCGTGGCTGTTCATCTGGGTGTTCAACTACGAGTTCGGCCTGTTGCCGAGCGCGTACATGTTCACGCAGTTCCCCGAGTTCCAGTGGACCGCCTTCACCGTGATGCGTGACGTGCTGTACCACATCGCGCTGCCGATCATGAGCCTCACGTTCATCGGCTGGGTCGGGTCCATGCTCATCATGCGCCCGACCATGAACCAGGTCACCGACGAGGGGTACGTGTTCCTCGCACGGGCGAAGGGCCTCTCGGAGCGGACGGTGATGATCAAACACGCCGCGCGCAACGCGCTCATCCCGGTGGCGACCGGCGCGGTCGTCGGGCTGGCGTTCCTCATCGACGGCTCGATCATCATCGAGAACGTGTTCAACTGGCCGGGCATGGGACAGATCATCGTCACGTCGGTGCTGGAGCGCGACTTCCCGGTCGCACAGGCCACGTTCTTCCTGTTGGCCGTGCTGGTCGTCATCATGCGGCTGCTCACCGACGTCGTGTACACGTACCTCGATCCCCGGATCAAGTTCGGGGAGGGTGAATAATGGCAACCGGACAAGGAGACACCGAGACCGACGGCGAATCGTACGCGCGGCGCTGGGGGCCGCGGATCGAGCGACTCAAGCGCGGCTGGAGCCGGTACACCGAGCACAACATCGGTATCCTCGGGCTCGTTATCCTCGCGATATTCAGCCTGTGGGCGGTCATCCCGGGCGTCTTCGCGCCCCACACCCCAGACTGGATCGCGTACATCGGCGAACCCCCCATCGAGAGCCGACTCACGGCCGACCAGGTCCGCTCGCTCCCGCACCCGCCGGCGTTCGGGGACCCGTTCTTCGCACCGCTGGGGACGAACGCGAACGGGAACGGCATCCTCTCGCTCGTGATCTACTCCGCGAGCAACGCCATGTACATCGGCCTGGCCGCCGGACTGCTGTCCAGCCTCGTGGGCGTTCCCCTGGGCCTGATCTCCGGGTTCTACGGCGACACGTGGATCGACGAGGCGATCCAGCGGTTCGTCGACATCATGTACGGCCTGCCGTTCCTGCCGTTCCTGATCGTGCTCGTCGCGATCCGAGGGATCACGACGACGAACATCATCATCGGCATCGCGGTCACCTCCTGGCTCAACAACTGTATCACGATACGCGGGGAGACGCTCTCGCTGAAGGAGCGGTCGTACGTCGAGTCCGCGAAGGTCGCCGGGGCCTCCGACACCCGGATCATCTTCCGGCACATCATGCCGAACGTCCTCCCCATCTCGTTCGTGTTCCTCGCGCAGGACGCCGCGGGCGCGGTCATCGCGCAGGCGTCGCTGGCGTATCTCGGGCTGGCGGACTTCACCGCCAACTCCTGGGGGATCATGCTCGAGAACATCAAATCGCAGGGGTACATCTTCGACGCCTGGTGGTGGCTGCTGCCGCCGGGGATCGCGCTGATGTTGATGGCCGCATCGTTCTACTTCATCGGCTTCTCGATGGAGGACGTGACCAACCCGCAGCGGTGATCTGATAGCACATGACACTACTCGAAGTAAACGACCTCTCGATCCGATACGCGGTCGACGACGGCTCGTCGGTTCACGCCAGCGACGACGTGAGCTTCTCCGTCGAGCCCGGCGAGACCTACGGGCTCGTCGGCGAGTCCGGCTGCGGGAAGACGACCCTGGCGAAGAGCCTCGTGCACCTGCTCGACGACAACGGGTACATCGAGGAGGGGGAGGTGTGGTTCGACACGACGCTCCCCCAGTGGGCCGACGAGAACGGCGACCCGAAGCAGTCGGTCATCGACGACCCGGACAAGCCGGTTCGCGAGGACGGGAAGACGAACCTCGCGGAGCTCGACGACAAGCAGATCCGCGACATCCGCTGGCGCGACATCGCCATCATCCCGCAGTCGGCGATGAACGCCCTGAACCCGGTGTACAAGGTCGGCGACCAGATCGTCGAGGCGATCCTCCGACACGAGCCGGAGACCACCGCCGAGGAGGCGCACGAACGCGCCCGCGACCTGCTCGAGCGCGTCGGCATCGAGCCGGACCGCGCCGACGACTACGCACATCAGTTCTCCGGCGGGATGAAACAGCGGGCGGTCATCGCCATGGCGATGGCCTGCAGCCCGGACCTGCTGATCGCGGACGAGCCGACGACGGCGTTGGACGTGATCATCCAAGACCGGATCCTCGAGGAGCTGGAGGCGCTCCAGGAGGAGTTCGGCGTCTCGATCCTCGTCATCAGCCACGACATCTCGGTGATGGCGGAGATCTGCGACCGGATGGCCGTGATGTACGGCGGGAAGGTGATGGAGTCGGGGCGCACGGAGGACATCTTCGGCGAGACCGCGAACCCGTACACGCTCGGGCTGAAGAACTCCTTCCCGACGATCACCTCGACGGATCAGGACCTCGTTTCCATCCCGGGGACGCCGCCGACGCTGCGTGACCCCGACGAGGGGTGTCGCTTCCGCGACCGGTGTCCGTTCGCCGTCGAGGAGTGTCACGCCGCGCACCCGCCGATGTACGACGTCGCCGCCGCCGACGAGGACGGCCGGACGGTGGAGGCGACGGACCGGCGGGCACACGCGACGGCCTGCTACCGAATCGACGACCTCGAACAGCTCCGAACCGACGCACTCAACGAATCCACATGGACCGATCAGACGATCGAGAACCGTTAGTAGAGATCGAGGGGCTCCGGAAGCTCTTCGACCAGTCACAGGGCATCATCGACACCGTCCTGGGTCGCGAGCCGCACCCGGTTCGCGCGGTCGACGGCGTGTCGCTCGACATCTACCCGGGCGACACGGTCGGCATCGCCGGCGAGTCCGGCTGCGGCAAGACCACCCTCGGGAAGCTGCTGGTGAAGCTGTACGAGCCCACGGAGGGGTCGATCAGCTTCGACGGCGAGGACATCACCGACATGACCCGCGAGGAGGAGCGCGAGTTCCGCAAGCGGGTCCAGATGATCTTCCAGGACCCGTTCGAGTCGCTCAACCCCCGGATGACGGTGTACGACACCGTCGCCGAGCCGCTCAAGATCAACGAGATGACCGAGGGGTACGACGAGCGGCGCGCGCGCGTGAAGCAGGTGCTCGAGGACGTCGGGCTGGGTCCCGCCGAGGTGTATCTCGACGCGTTCCCGGACGAACTGTCCGGCGGTGAGCGTCAGCGCGTTGCGATCGCGCGGGCACTCGTCGTCGACCCGGACTTCATCGTCTGCGACGAGCCGGTGTCGATGCTGGACGTGTCCATCCGCGCGGGCGTGTTGAACCTGATGCAGGAGCTCCAGGACGAGTACGACCTCACCTACCTGTTCATCAGCCACGACCTCTCGCTCATCCGCTACATGTGCGACCGCGCCGGGATCATGTACCTCGGCAACATGGTCGAGCAGGGGCCCACGGACGACGTCA
Protein-coding sequences here:
- a CDS encoding ABC transporter permease, which encodes MATGQGDTETDGESYARRWGPRIERLKRGWSRYTEHNIGILGLVILAIFSLWAVIPGVFAPHTPDWIAYIGEPPIESRLTADQVRSLPHPPAFGDPFFAPLGTNANGNGILSLVIYSASNAMYIGLAAGLLSSLVGVPLGLISGFYGDTWIDEAIQRFVDIMYGLPFLPFLIVLVAIRGITTTNIIIGIAVTSWLNNCITIRGETLSLKERSYVESAKVAGASDTRIIFRHIMPNVLPISFVFLAQDAAGAVIAQASLAYLGLADFTANSWGIMLENIKSQGYIFDAWWWLLPPGIALMLMAASFYFIGFSMEDVTNPQR
- a CDS encoding ABC transporter ATP-binding protein; the encoded protein is MDRSDDREPLVEIEGLRKLFDQSQGIIDTVLGREPHPVRAVDGVSLDIYPGDTVGIAGESGCGKTTLGKLLVKLYEPTEGSISFDGEDITDMTREEEREFRKRVQMIFQDPFESLNPRMTVYDTVAEPLKINEMTEGYDERRARVKQVLEDVGLGPAEVYLDAFPDELSGGERQRVAIARALVVDPDFIVCDEPVSMLDVSIRAGVLNLMQELQDEYDLTYLFISHDLSLIRYMCDRAGIMYLGNMVEQGPTDDVIDDPKHPYTEALFDAVPDVELGDDRRRANATGEVPSPRNPPSGCRYHPRCAHIIPPDDWGGSQEAFRRAFQFKLKAKRGELDADAARDDAGEVGDAVESLVEQGLTLDVPEEYRSETEIETGGHRVDASTLDLPSDARNALEESAQAVLDGDAEAAVAALDDVITTSCATREPRPLPSGTREVACHRYEDDGVEGIGGSDGGLNAAPAED
- a CDS encoding ABC transporter ATP-binding protein; the encoded protein is MTLLEVNDLSIRYAVDDGSSVHASDDVSFSVEPGETYGLVGESGCGKTTLAKSLVHLLDDNGYIEEGEVWFDTTLPQWADENGDPKQSVIDDPDKPVREDGKTNLAELDDKQIRDIRWRDIAIIPQSAMNALNPVYKVGDQIVEAILRHEPETTAEEAHERARDLLERVGIEPDRADDYAHQFSGGMKQRAVIAMAMACSPDLLIADEPTTALDVIIQDRILEELEALQEEFGVSILVISHDISVMAEICDRMAVMYGGKVMESGRTEDIFGETANPYTLGLKNSFPTITSTDQDLVSIPGTPPTLRDPDEGCRFRDRCPFAVEECHAAHPPMYDVAAADEDGRTVEATDRRAHATACYRIDDLEQLRTDALNESTWTDQTIENR
- a CDS encoding ABC transporter permease; the protein is MTRISGKYLAKRIVVSYLTLLVIMSLLFVLLRSMPGSFITSMISSGMTAEQIERIRETWGLNEPLWRQYLDFMINYQTGNFGRSPTYNAPVADLMIRRMPRTLILFGSTFLIGFIIGPLVGMYLGWWRGSKKDKSIFSTSLLLYSMPSFWISWLFIWVFNYEFGLLPSAYMFTQFPEFQWTAFTVMRDVLYHIALPIMSLTFIGWVGSMLIMRPTMNQVTDEGYVFLARAKGLSERTVMIKHAARNALIPVATGAVVGLAFLIDGSIIIENVFNWPGMGQIIVTSVLERDFPVAQATFFLLAVLVVIMRLLTDVVYTYLDPRIKFGEGE